A stretch of the uncultured Cohaesibacter sp. genome encodes the following:
- the rpoN gene encoding RNA polymerase factor sigma-54 encodes MALTPRLDIRQSQSLVMTPQLMQAIQLLQMSNLDLVAYVQQELESNPLLEAVSGDFANDTTGSDGRDAADSANPDGNRDGSAEGGRNNAETASEPSASDTFGNDNSGPDLSDQFGNERPEHMEAISNDLDARLDNVFPDDNGPGEQAGPQLNDPWMSTPMRNGGANPDYDLEAVLAGELSLSDHLEQQLMTAILDPKARIIGQFLINELDDFGYLQSDLTLVANRLGVETEEVEAVLAVLQTFEPAGVFARSLSECLALQLKEQNRFDPAISALLDHLELLAKRDFAALRKLCGVDEDDLTEMVAEIRALNPRPGSGFGHLTVQPVIPDVFVKQANDGSWRLELNSDTLPRVLVNRTYYAQINQTASGKKEKEFLVDCLQSANWLVKSLDQRAQTILKVATEIVKQQDAFFSYGVTHLRPLNLRTIADAIQMHESTVSRVTSNKFIATNRGTFEMKYFFTSAINATSGGDSHSAEAVKHRIRQAIDGESVNKILSDDALVTLLRDSGIDIARRTVAKYREAMHIPSSVQRRREKKAAQG; translated from the coding sequence ATGGCTCTGACACCCAGACTGGATATTCGCCAAAGCCAATCGCTGGTGATGACGCCGCAACTGATGCAAGCCATCCAGTTGTTGCAGATGTCCAATCTCGATTTGGTTGCCTATGTTCAGCAGGAGCTTGAAAGCAATCCTTTGCTTGAGGCGGTGAGTGGCGACTTTGCCAATGATACAACAGGCTCCGACGGCAGAGACGCTGCTGACAGCGCAAATCCTGACGGCAATCGCGACGGTTCCGCAGAGGGCGGACGCAACAATGCTGAGACCGCAAGCGAGCCATCTGCCAGTGACACATTTGGCAATGACAATAGTGGCCCGGATCTCTCCGACCAATTTGGCAATGAGCGCCCTGAACATATGGAAGCCATTTCCAATGACCTTGATGCTCGCCTCGACAATGTATTTCCAGACGATAACGGCCCCGGAGAACAAGCCGGACCGCAATTGAACGATCCATGGATGTCGACCCCCATGCGCAATGGTGGCGCAAATCCCGACTATGATCTGGAAGCGGTGCTGGCGGGCGAGTTGTCTCTGAGCGATCATCTCGAACAGCAGTTAATGACGGCAATCCTTGATCCCAAGGCGCGGATCATCGGTCAGTTTCTGATCAATGAACTGGACGATTTCGGCTATTTGCAGTCCGATCTGACCCTCGTTGCCAATCGCCTTGGCGTTGAAACTGAAGAAGTCGAGGCGGTTCTGGCGGTGTTGCAGACATTCGAGCCGGCCGGTGTTTTCGCCCGCAGCCTGTCAGAATGTCTGGCGTTGCAATTGAAAGAGCAAAATCGCTTCGATCCGGCGATATCAGCGCTGCTTGATCATTTGGAACTGTTGGCAAAGCGGGATTTTGCGGCCCTGCGCAAACTCTGCGGCGTGGATGAGGATGACCTCACCGAAATGGTCGCCGAGATCCGGGCCCTCAATCCCCGTCCCGGCAGTGGTTTTGGTCATTTGACGGTGCAGCCGGTTATCCCGGATGTTTTTGTCAAACAGGCCAATGATGGCAGCTGGCGGCTGGAGCTGAACAGCGATACCCTGCCAAGGGTGCTGGTCAACCGTACCTATTATGCTCAGATCAACCAGACCGCCTCGGGTAAGAAAGAGAAGGAATTTCTGGTCGATTGCCTGCAGAGCGCCAATTGGCTGGTCAAAAGCCTCGATCAACGCGCCCAGACGATCCTCAAGGTCGCGACCGAGATCGTCAAACAGCAGGATGCTTTCTTCAGCTATGGCGTGACCCATTTGCGACCGCTCAACCTTCGCACAATCGCCGACGCCATTCAGATGCACGAAAGCACGGTCAGCCGCGTTACCTCAAACAAATTCATCGCCACCAATCGCGGCACTTTCGAGATGAAATATTTCTTCACCTCGGCCATTAATGCCACATCAGGGGGCGACAGCCATTCGGCAGAGGCAGTTAAGCATCGCATTCGGCAGGCGATTGATGGGGAGAGCGTCAACAAGATCCTGTCGGACGACGCCCTTGTCACCTTGCTGCGCGACAGCGGCATCGATA
- the lptB gene encoding LPS export ABC transporter ATP-binding protein: MQDGPGWLVVHDIGKSYKRRTVVTSASLAVKRGEAVGLLGPNGAGKTTVFYMITGLVRPDKGYISLDGFDITRMPMYRRAKLGIGYLPQEASIFRGLNVEDNIMAVLQLVERNRKRRQEQLDELLEEFSITHLRKSMAIALSGGERRRLEIARALASRPSFMLLDEPFAGVDPIAVGDIQQLVRHLTARGIGVLITDHNVRETLSLIDRAYIIHSGNVLTNGTPAEIIQNPDVRRLYLGESFSM; encoded by the coding sequence ATGCAAGATGGTCCCGGCTGGTTGGTCGTGCATGATATCGGCAAAAGCTACAAGCGCCGCACAGTTGTGACCTCTGCCTCTCTTGCGGTCAAACGGGGTGAGGCGGTTGGCCTGCTTGGTCCCAACGGGGCGGGTAAAACCACCGTCTTTTACATGATTACCGGCCTGGTGCGCCCAGATAAGGGCTATATCTCGCTCGACGGCTTTGACATCACCCGCATGCCCATGTATCGCCGGGCCAAGCTTGGCATTGGATATCTGCCGCAGGAAGCCTCGATTTTTCGAGGTCTGAATGTGGAAGATAATATCATGGCGGTGCTGCAATTGGTTGAGCGCAATCGCAAGAGGCGGCAGGAACAGCTTGACGAATTGCTGGAAGAATTCTCCATCACGCATTTGCGCAAATCGATGGCGATTGCCCTGTCTGGTGGTGAGCGACGCCGATTGGAGATTGCCCGTGCCTTGGCATCCCGTCCGTCTTTCATGCTGCTCGACGAACCCTTTGCAGGCGTTGACCCGATCGCGGTTGGTGATATCCAGCAATTGGTCCGCCATCTGACGGCGCGCGGCATCGGTGTTTTGATCACCGATCACAATGTGCGCGAAACCCTGTCACTGATCGACCGGGCCTACATCATTCATTCAGGCAATGTGCTGACCAACGGCACACCGGCAGAGATCATCCAAAACCCCGATGTTCGTCGCCTTTATCTGGGTGAAAGCTTCTCAATGTGA
- a CDS encoding LptA/OstA family protein, translated as MDLHIMDHRTRHASRAKAVTKTDSASASVYAKMLIATLTLAMLLLVAFMSVGASAQGMAQVTSGLKTDPDAPIEIEADQLDLFDKKKIAVFKGGVRAKQGETIVRAARLTVHYSGGGVGTAQSITRLEADGGVQISQKDQNAKGDRAYVDMVREVITLSGNVVLSQGKNVLRGSKLTVNMKSGAAQMLSAAKAGAANGNRKGRVQGLFIPNRK; from the coding sequence ATGGATCTTCACATTATGGATCATCGCACCCGCCACGCATCCCGCGCCAAAGCGGTGACAAAGACAGACTCAGCCTCAGCCTCAGTCTATGCCAAAATGCTGATTGCGACGCTGACGCTCGCCATGCTGTTGTTGGTTGCTTTCATGAGCGTCGGGGCGTCCGCACAAGGCATGGCGCAGGTTACATCCGGGCTTAAAACAGACCCGGACGCGCCGATTGAAATCGAAGCGGACCAGCTGGATCTTTTCGATAAGAAAAAAATCGCGGTCTTTAAGGGCGGTGTCCGCGCCAAGCAGGGCGAAACCATTGTGCGCGCAGCGCGCCTGACGGTGCATTATTCTGGTGGTGGCGTTGGGACGGCCCAATCGATCACCCGACTGGAGGCAGACGGTGGCGTTCAGATTTCCCAAAAGGACCAAAATGCCAAAGGCGATCGTGCCTATGTCGACATGGTGCGTGAGGTCATCACACTGAGCGGCAATGTGGTGCTGTCCCAAGGTAAGAATGTGCTGCGCGGCTCCAAATTGACGGTCAATATGAAAAGCGGCGCGGCGCAGATGTTGTCCGCTGCCAAGGCTGGCGCTGCAAACGGGAATCGCAAAGGTCGGGTTCAAGGCCTGTTCATTCCCAATCGAAAATAG
- the lptC gene encoding LPS export ABC transporter periplasmic protein LptC codes for MTHPKDALSPSARRGPALAEPVRGEVTGRVSSESLAADHLEVDHVPADLGPEPLQPTSIEPTKDGASTFSNMRIISEDEQHKAFRTAQRHTRRVTWLKWLLPLIALAIIGGFTTWAVNQKPMPLPEEIASNEQAFQQDEIIMQNPNLNGYSDNRAYEVTAARAIQRLSEPDVVNLEDLSARITMPNADWVTFTSNAGRFNQKEEFLELSGKVDVISSQGYGLKTEAVEVKMKENYLRTNAPVRIASKDIQLEADTLEAIDSGDLIRFKGNVKLRIDAALTKGAASANAEQGSN; via the coding sequence ATGACCCATCCGAAGGACGCCCTTTCTCCCTCAGCGCGCCGAGGTCCCGCCCTTGCGGAGCCGGTGCGAGGGGAGGTGACTGGCCGTGTGTCCTCGGAGTCTCTGGCTGCAGATCACTTGGAAGTCGACCATGTCCCGGCTGATCTGGGACCAGAGCCATTGCAGCCAACCTCGATTGAGCCGACAAAGGATGGCGCTTCCACCTTCTCGAACATGCGCATCATTTCTGAGGATGAGCAGCATAAGGCCTTTCGCACAGCCCAGCGCCACACCCGCAGGGTGACATGGCTGAAATGGCTTTTGCCGCTGATTGCGCTTGCCATTATTGGTGGTTTCACCACATGGGCCGTCAACCAAAAGCCGATGCCCCTGCCTGAAGAGATTGCTAGCAATGAGCAGGCCTTCCAGCAGGATGAGATCATCATGCAAAACCCCAACCTCAACGGTTATTCGGACAACCGGGCCTATGAGGTGACGGCGGCCAGAGCCATTCAGAGATTATCCGAGCCGGATGTGGTCAATCTAGAGGATCTGTCAGCCAGGATCACCATGCCGAACGCTGATTGGGTCACCTTCACGTCCAATGCAGGGCGCTTCAATCAAAAGGAAGAATTTCTTGAATTGAGCGGCAAGGTCGATGTGATTTCCTCACAGGGCTACGGTTTGAAGACCGAAGCGGTGGAAGTGAAGATGAAGGAAAATTATCTGCGCACCAATGCGCCGGTCCGCATCGCCTCAAAGGATATCCAGCTTGAGGCCGACACACTCGAAGCCATCGATAGCGGCGATTTGATCCGCTTCAAGGGCAATGTAAAACTGCGCATCGATGCCGCTTTGACCAAGGGTGCAGCCAGCGCCAATGCGGAACAGGGGAGCAACTAA
- a CDS encoding ribonuclease D has translation MTIRLHQGDLPNLTHYDQVNAVAIDTETMGLNPHRDRLCVVQLSPGDGSADLVQIAKGQKEAPNLCTLLANDKVTKIFHFARFDLAVLYHTFGVMPNPVFCTKIASKLTRTYTDRHGLKDVCREFLEVDISKQQQSSDWGADMLTDAQKKYAASDVLHLHGLMGIFRARLSREDRKEMAQACFDFLPTRAKLDLAGWDENDIFAHS, from the coding sequence ATGACCATACGGCTGCATCAAGGCGATCTCCCCAATCTCACCCACTATGATCAGGTCAATGCGGTGGCGATCGACACCGAAACCATGGGTCTCAATCCGCATCGCGATCGCTTGTGTGTTGTCCAGCTGTCCCCCGGTGACGGCTCAGCTGATCTGGTCCAGATCGCCAAGGGGCAGAAAGAAGCGCCCAATCTTTGCACTTTGCTGGCCAATGACAAGGTCACAAAGATCTTCCATTTCGCCCGTTTTGATCTCGCAGTGCTCTATCACACCTTCGGGGTGATGCCGAACCCGGTCTTCTGCACCAAGATCGCTTCCAAGCTGACCCGCACCTATACCGACCGTCATGGTCTGAAGGATGTTTGTCGCGAATTTCTCGAAGTGGACATTTCCAAGCAACAGCAAAGCTCTGATTGGGGCGCTGACATGCTGACGGACGCCCAGAAGAAATATGCTGCGTCCGATGTTCTTCACCTGCATGGTCTGATGGGCATCTTCCGTGCCCGTCTGTCTCGCGAGGATCGCAAAGAGATGGCGCAAGCCTGCTTCGATTTCTTGCCGACCCGTGCCAAGCTCGATCTGGCCGGTTGGGATGAAAATGACATTTTCGCCCATTCCTGA
- a CDS encoding cellulase family glycosylhydrolase: MRTCLKNGLASGLLIASVLVATSSRSLWADERDALSDPYAHCPADHPLKRGNDLALLARGFNLPNWDPFYNGLKPDDALLIALKQQGLQHIRLPFDGEYLIAPYHDAETARNYLDQLDETVTRLVGLGFAVTVDMHPGGNFQKLHNRHPDRAYDQLQEIWQHVVDKGRNWPRNKVYFELLNEPTPPQDVWWPQAQKLVSWLNEADKGRRLVVGPAVFQRHEPLETATPLKGEHVIYAIHFYDPFLFTHQAMTWAEGSFMSRLKQLPFPGSIDNPAVQKQIKIFSKANDMDAVKEIRNAYAEPWNAARIKTELAAVAAWSDQHQKPVIINEFGVLDFDVDRFARTDWLRAVRAAAEGHCLGWAHWDFSDGFAMVNPNTTLPDALVLDALTAPRR; encoded by the coding sequence ATGCGCACATGTCTGAAAAATGGATTGGCATCCGGGTTGCTAATAGCAAGCGTCCTTGTTGCCACATCCTCCAGGTCGCTTTGGGCTGATGAGAGGGACGCACTTTCCGACCCATATGCTCATTGCCCGGCAGATCACCCGCTAAAACGGGGCAATGATCTGGCCTTGCTGGCACGTGGTTTCAATCTGCCCAACTGGGATCCGTTCTATAATGGCCTAAAGCCCGATGACGCCTTGCTCATTGCCTTGAAACAACAGGGCCTTCAGCATATCCGGCTGCCGTTCGACGGTGAGTATCTGATCGCGCCCTATCATGATGCCGAAACGGCCAGAAACTATCTAGATCAGCTCGACGAGACCGTCACCCGTCTGGTTGGCCTTGGCTTTGCGGTCACCGTTGACATGCATCCCGGAGGCAACTTTCAGAAACTTCATAACAGGCATCCGGATCGCGCTTATGATCAATTGCAGGAGATCTGGCAGCATGTTGTCGACAAGGGGCGCAACTGGCCCCGCAACAAGGTCTATTTCGAGCTTCTGAACGAACCGACACCTCCGCAAGATGTCTGGTGGCCGCAGGCGCAAAAGCTGGTCTCCTGGTTAAATGAAGCGGACAAGGGGCGGCGTCTGGTGGTCGGTCCCGCTGTCTTTCAGCGTCACGAACCCTTGGAGACAGCCACCCCGCTCAAAGGCGAGCATGTCATTTATGCCATCCATTTTTACGACCCTTTCCTCTTCACCCATCAGGCCATGACCTGGGCGGAGGGATCCTTCATGTCCCGCCTCAAACAACTGCCCTTTCCGGGTAGTATCGACAATCCGGCGGTCCAGAAGCAGATCAAAATCTTTTCCAAAGCGAACGACATGGATGCCGTAAAGGAAATCCGCAATGCCTATGCGGAGCCATGGAACGCGGCGCGGATCAAAACGGAGCTGGCCGCCGTCGCTGCATGGTCTGACCAACATCAAAAGCCGGTCATCATCAATGAATTCGGCGTCCTTGATTTCGATGTCGACCGCTTTGCCCGCACAGACTGGTTGCGTGCGGTGCGTGCGGCAGCAGAAGGACATTGCCTTGGCTGGGCGCACTGGGATTTCTCCGACGGCTTTGCCATGGTCAATCCGAACACCACCTTGCCGGATGCCTTGGTGCTGGATGCACTCACCGCTCCCAGACGCTGA
- a CDS encoding WecB/TagA/CpsF family glycosyltransferase: MTDQSKSIIGGLPITIEDLEGAARRMIDHAVAARGKDLPPLYSTSANGQVLSMCALQPDVKALFEDADIIHADGEPLVHASKLLAKSRLPERVATTDLIHNTARMAEAEAVSFYFLGASQDEIERAVANMKARYPKLIFAGYRNGYVKPDEEDAVIEQVNAAKPDILWIGMGVPREQDFVSRNKARLTGVGVIKTSGGLFNFLSGKNKRAPQWMQDWGLEWAYRIGQEPKRLFWRYVSTNPHAAWLLLTKTR, from the coding sequence ATGACAGACCAGTCCAAGTCCATCATTGGTGGCCTGCCGATCACGATTGAAGATCTGGAAGGGGCCGCCCGGCGGATGATCGATCATGCCGTGGCAGCGCGCGGCAAAGATCTGCCTCCGCTTTATTCTACCTCGGCCAATGGCCAGGTCCTTTCAATGTGTGCGTTGCAGCCTGATGTGAAGGCTCTGTTCGAGGACGCCGACATCATCCATGCGGATGGTGAACCGCTCGTCCACGCATCCAAATTGCTCGCCAAATCCAGGCTGCCCGAGCGTGTTGCGACCACCGATCTGATCCATAACACCGCTCGCATGGCCGAGGCTGAAGCGGTGAGCTTCTATTTTCTGGGCGCGTCGCAAGACGAGATCGAACGCGCCGTCGCCAATATGAAGGCACGCTATCCCAAGCTGATTTTTGCTGGCTATCGCAATGGCTATGTCAAGCCCGACGAAGAGGACGCGGTGATTGAGCAAGTCAATGCGGCCAAGCCGGATATCCTCTGGATCGGCATGGGCGTGCCGCGCGAACAGGATTTTGTCTCCCGCAACAAGGCCCGCCTCACCGGTGTTGGCGTCATCAAGACCTCTGGCGGTCTGTTCAACTTCCTGTCCGGCAAAAATAAGCGCGCACCGCAGTGGATGCAGGATTGGGGTCTGGAATGGGCCTATCGCATTGGTCAGGAGCCAAAGCGGCTCTTTTGGCGCTATGTCTCCACCAACCCCCATGCGGCTTGGCTTTTGTTGACGAAAACCCGCTGA
- a CDS encoding GumC family protein, with the protein MFGRKKKTKKQDLDWQPSNEAPANEEQDAKPVSAMQADTPPSRPAPRYQAARAGAGGDTWAGLIHPLSIARFLRSNLRGIMTMSLIVLIGGLAVYFFVPNTYGTKALILVDPRQPRVTNNEAVLSGIGGDAAALTSYVEVMNSDGFLGKVVDELDVKSDPEFAKATSRTALIGMFRSNLSAYRQGATYIVEVYYKSKNKENAAKYANGVAEAFVRDQRDFRASTSADASRWLSERLTSLQANLKKSENAVAAYQARSGIVNAGAQGTIDDQQLTSLVQQLANVTTELAEARARYMQARKNGEPASANNGQSNQFVNFDQLLQEQDRLRRQAAELSQSLGSRHPRVLANAEQQRIIAGQIARERRRLVQRTKQAYETAQAKKQSLERQLADARQRAIIQNKARVELANLERQATANRNLYEQFLERYKVTDEQSNFQFSEARIVSRAPVPIKSSKPSIKLIVPVLLVLGAFIGLLMAMVRQAMTLPLPESQRPPQDSYSVAVDERQDPPLDDERKPGVMDCPPEDLINAIAARDQEGEPEWQETQPVAANARLEPEFEPETVETAVTIDVDNDIATASVQDQDHDLDDQAPQSDPSHEQPHEAFGLADPDDAHKVEADVVLDEDQDEDEPNDRVVPIEQAQTKSRMSARAERIAAATKIRDAARAEKRQPHRRTHLSSSAVLVSMPYHDARHRDRLIDTMLDTHQERLEQFLANGLAQDQLCLLVAAVQDDVCQDATSDLFREFAIDEGFHPVVISLQDQIEDRMPARQTGNAVAQPARVARLQEYEGFDQIPFLVGSALIDEEGIADDLHHELNSLLTLCKDRYGFVILETHQVAHPAVLEDLIKIADSTVLVLDEDNLQPDEFQDWQDWAGENAVGLVMDQTQN; encoded by the coding sequence ATGTTTGGACGTAAGAAAAAGACCAAAAAGCAGGATCTGGATTGGCAGCCCTCCAACGAGGCACCAGCAAATGAGGAACAGGACGCAAAGCCAGTGTCCGCCATGCAAGCGGACACTCCGCCCAGCAGGCCTGCTCCGCGTTATCAAGCAGCCCGTGCAGGGGCGGGGGGCGACACATGGGCCGGCCTGATCCATCCTCTGTCGATTGCCCGTTTCCTGCGCAGCAATCTGCGCGGAATCATGACCATGTCACTGATTGTCCTGATTGGTGGTCTGGCGGTCTATTTCTTCGTGCCCAATACCTATGGCACCAAGGCGCTGATTCTTGTTGACCCGCGCCAGCCACGCGTCACCAACAATGAAGCGGTGCTTTCCGGCATCGGTGGCGATGCCGCCGCATTAACCAGCTATGTCGAAGTGATGAACAGCGATGGCTTTCTGGGCAAGGTGGTTGATGAACTGGATGTGAAATCTGATCCCGAATTTGCCAAGGCCACCAGCAGGACCGCATTGATCGGCATGTTCCGCAGCAATCTGTCGGCCTATCGACAGGGCGCGACTTATATCGTCGAGGTCTATTACAAATCCAAAAACAAGGAAAATGCCGCCAAATATGCCAATGGTGTGGCCGAAGCCTTCGTGCGGGATCAAAGGGACTTCCGCGCCTCCACCAGCGCCGATGCTTCCCGCTGGCTCTCGGAACGGCTGACATCCTTGCAGGCCAATCTGAAAAAGTCTGAAAACGCGGTCGCTGCCTATCAGGCGCGCTCTGGCATCGTCAATGCCGGGGCACAAGGCACGATTGATGATCAGCAACTGACCTCGCTGGTCCAGCAACTGGCCAATGTTACAACCGAGTTGGCCGAAGCCCGCGCTCGTTACATGCAGGCCCGCAAAAATGGGGAACCGGCAAGCGCCAACAATGGCCAGAGCAACCAATTCGTCAATTTCGACCAACTTCTTCAGGAGCAGGATCGCTTGCGCCGACAGGCAGCCGAATTGAGCCAGTCTCTTGGCAGTCGTCATCCGCGCGTCCTGGCCAATGCTGAACAGCAGCGCATCATTGCGGGGCAGATCGCACGCGAGCGCCGCCGTCTTGTTCAACGCACCAAACAGGCCTATGAAACCGCACAGGCCAAGAAGCAGTCCCTTGAGCGCCAGTTGGCCGACGCCCGCCAGCGCGCCATCATTCAGAACAAGGCACGCGTTGAATTGGCCAATCTCGAGCGTCAGGCCACTGCCAACCGTAATCTTTATGAGCAATTCCTCGAACGTTATAAAGTCACCGACGAGCAGAGCAATTTTCAGTTCAGCGAAGCGCGCATCGTGTCTCGCGCGCCCGTTCCAATCAAATCGTCCAAACCATCCATTAAACTGATTGTTCCGGTCCTGCTCGTCTTGGGAGCATTTATTGGACTGCTGATGGCTATGGTCCGGCAGGCAATGACCTTGCCTTTGCCTGAAAGCCAAAGACCGCCACAGGACAGCTATTCTGTCGCCGTTGATGAGCGGCAGGACCCGCCACTTGATGATGAGCGCAAGCCGGGTGTGATGGATTGTCCGCCGGAGGATTTGATCAATGCGATTGCTGCCCGTGATCAGGAAGGCGAGCCCGAATGGCAAGAGACACAGCCAGTTGCCGCCAATGCCCGGCTTGAGCCAGAATTCGAGCCTGAGACTGTCGAGACAGCTGTCACCATTGATGTCGACAATGATATAGCCACCGCTTCGGTGCAGGATCAGGACCATGATCTGGATGACCAAGCGCCACAGTCGGATCCTTCGCACGAACAGCCCCACGAAGCATTCGGGTTGGCTGATCCGGACGATGCGCACAAAGTGGAAGCAGATGTTGTCCTTGATGAGGACCAGGACGAAGACGAGCCGAATGACAGAGTGGTGCCTATCGAGCAGGCACAGACAAAATCCAGAATGTCGGCCAGAGCCGAGCGGATTGCCGCGGCTACCAAGATCCGCGACGCTGCACGTGCAGAAAAGCGCCAGCCACACCGCCGCACGCACCTCTCATCCTCTGCTGTTCTGGTGTCGATGCCCTATCACGACGCCAGACACAGGGATCGACTGATCGATACCATGCTCGATACCCATCAAGAGCGTCTGGAACAGTTTCTGGCGAATGGATTGGCACAGGATCAACTCTGCCTTCTGGTGGCTGCGGTCCAGGATGATGTCTGTCAGGATGCCACCTCCGACCTGTTCCGTGAATTTGCCATTGACGAGGGGTTCCACCCGGTTGTCATCAGCTTGCAGGATCAGATCGAAGACCGCATGCCTGCTCGCCAGACAGGCAACGCAGTCGCGCAGCCTGCGCGGGTGGCCCGTCTGCAAGAATATGAAGGCTTTGACCAGATACCATTCCTTGTCGGCTCTGCCCTGATCGATGAAGAGGGGATTGCCGATGATCTTCACCATGAGCTGAACAGTCTTCTGACCTTGTGCAAGGATCGCTATGGCTTTGTCATTCTCGAAACCCATCAGGTTGCCCATCCGGCTGTTCTTGAAGATTTGATCAAAATCGCCGATTCAACGGTTCTGGTGCTCGATGAAGACAATCTGCAACCGGACGAGTTTCAGGACTGGCAGGATTGGGCCGGGGAAAATGCTGTCGGGCTGGTGATGGACCAAACCCAAAATTAA
- a CDS encoding glycosyltransferase family 4 protein: MSSRPRILFIQTQAENAGAQEISRLLGEGLDPKGYDIHHLFFYRKSTSFNEPPNTVFCVQDRPRTALAFAKFLFRLVRQIAAIKPDVVLTFQHYGNLFGAPAARLAGVRHVIANQVSAPKTMNDKIRAIDKLWGRIGMYDTITVNSVDTAADYAGYPEPYAKRMVHVPHGFRDKSSKLTKPEARQKFGLPQDVILLGSVARLNPLKRLDVAIRALTHNECWHLALGGQGPDELRLQSIAEGLGVANRVHFTGEMNPEAVGDFLASLDLFVFPSEAETFGLAAVEAAQAGLPIVANDLPVLREVLQTELGSCALFADSDEPDSYVEPIRKLLSDHVRAGAMAKAARELKKLYSLDAMINAYDRLIMQQGKKQKSRIKQVVA; the protein is encoded by the coding sequence ATGTCATCGCGTCCGAGGATCCTGTTCATACAGACCCAGGCCGAGAATGCAGGGGCGCAAGAAATCTCACGCTTGTTGGGTGAGGGCCTTGACCCCAAAGGCTACGACATTCATCACCTCTTTTTCTACCGCAAGTCGACAAGCTTCAACGAACCGCCCAACACGGTCTTTTGTGTCCAGGATCGTCCGCGAACAGCGCTCGCCTTTGCCAAATTCCTGTTCCGGTTGGTTCGGCAGATTGCTGCCATCAAACCCGACGTGGTGCTGACCTTTCAGCATTATGGCAACCTGTTTGGTGCCCCGGCCGCAAGACTGGCAGGCGTCCGCCATGTCATCGCCAATCAGGTGTCTGCTCCCAAAACCATGAATGACAAGATCCGGGCCATCGACAAGCTTTGGGGCCGGATCGGCATGTATGATACCATCACCGTCAATTCGGTCGATACAGCCGCTGACTATGCGGGCTATCCGGAGCCCTATGCCAAGCGGATGGTGCATGTGCCTCACGGCTTCCGCGACAAGAGTTCCAAGCTCACCAAGCCAGAAGCGCGGCAGAAATTTGGCCTGCCGCAGGATGTGATCCTGCTTGGCTCGGTTGCCCGTCTTAATCCTTTAAAGCGGCTTGATGTTGCCATCCGGGCGCTGACCCACAATGAATGCTGGCATTTGGCCTTGGGCGGGCAGGGGCCAGACGAATTGCGCCTGCAATCCATTGCAGAAGGACTGGGGGTGGCGAACCGGGTGCATTTCACCGGCGAGATGAATCCCGAAGCGGTGGGGGACTTCCTCGCCTCTCTTGATCTTTTTGTGTTTCCAAGCGAAGCGGAGACCTTTGGTTTGGCTGCCGTGGAAGCCGCCCAGGCCGGGTTGCCCATCGTTGCCAATGATCTGCCGGTCCTGCGCGAAGTGCTGCAAACCGAACTGGGCTCTTGTGCCCTCTTTGCAGATTCAGACGAACCGGACAGCTATGTCGAACCAATTCGCAAATTGCTCTCTGATCATGTGCGCGCCGGCGCAATGGCGAAAGCCGCCCGGGAATTGAAGAAACTCTATTCGCTTGATGCAATGATCAACGCCTATGATCGGCTCATCATGCAGCAAGGCAAGAAACAGAAATCCCGGATTAAACAGGTCGTCGCATGA